TATTTTTCTGCTGTTTTTCGGAGGGTTCATCCTTTTGTTTGGCGGAATTCTAGCAAGATTTCTATCGAGGAAAGACATGGGGAATATTTTTTTCATCGGCTCCGTTATCGGAATAATCGGGGTCGCGTTAACCCTTTGGTATCTGAAAGGTGGTTTTACATTAAGTAATCCGGCGCCCGGCTTGTACATGTTTTTCTCTTCTCCTGTTGGGTGGTGGAGGCTGCTTACAGATCTCTCGTACGGGTTTTACATGGCGATTGCTGGAGTACTGGCGGGGATTTCTGGATTTTTCCTCTCGACTTCGTGGCGTGAAAGGAAAGATTAGCGGGCCCGAGGGGATTCGAACCCCCGACCTGCCGGTTAAGAGCCGGCCGCTCCGACCAGACTGAGCTACGGGCCCGTCAGTTTGTTATTAGTTTTCCAAAAATTTAAAAATCAAGCCACATCTGTTATTAACCAATTTGGGCTATCCTTCTTCGGAGGAGTCGATGGTTCTGGTGTTTGTTGGCCTTGGCCTCGAAAAAGGAGGGATTTCACTACGTGGGATAGAAGAGGCAAAGAAGGCCGATGCGGTATATCTTGAGACATATACCAGCATAGTTCCCGGGTTAAGCGTCTCTTACTTGCAGGAACTCACAGGAAAAAAAGTGAAGGTACTGGACAGGAGGGTGCTTGAGGAGGAGCCTCATGAGATTCTCGAAAAAGCAAGGGATGGCAGGGTGGTTCTACTAATTCCGGGAGATCCAATGGTCGCCACAACTCACATCGATTTGAGACTGAGAGCCGCAAAGATGAACGTGGAAACAAAAATAGTTCATGCAGGTTCGATTCTCTCCGCCGTGGCCGGGGTTTGTGGGCTCCAGAGTTATAAATTCGGTCCCTCGGCAACAATTCCCTTTCCGGACAATCCCTCAGCAAGACCATATGAGGTTCTCGCGGATAACAGAAAAAGAGGATTTCACACCCTTCTTTTTCTAGATATCCGGGCTGAGGAAGGAAGGGTGATGAGCGCAAACCAAGGGATGGAGATAATGCTTGGGCACGAACTCGTGCGCCGGGAATCGATTTTCACTCCGAAGACTCTTGTGGTAGTTGTGGCTAGGGCAGGTTGCGAAGATGAGTTGGTCAGAGCTGGCAGAGTGGAGGAAATGCTGGGTGTGGATTTTGGTCCTCCGCCTCACTCTTTGGTGGTTCCTGGCAGGCTTCACTTCATAGAAGCTGAAGCTCTGAAGGTTTTTGCTCGTGCGCCGGAGGATGCCGTAGATGAGCTTGTCGGATGACCTCTTGAACGAAATTGAGAAGTGGAAGGCGAAATTAGATAAAGGTATCTTGACCGCTGCTCCGATCGATTCAGTAGGTGAAGCAATGCTTTCGAATATAAAAGCGTATAGACAAGACTGCGATCACTTTCTGAGGAAGGGGGATCTGGTTAGGAGTTTTGAGTGCTTGGTCTGGGCTTGGGCTTATCTCGAGATTGGACAGAATCTTGGACATATTGTGAAGAAATCTCCGTCTGCATAGACCCGAAAATTTGCGATGGATTTCTTTAGATAGACAGATTTAAAGCATGCTTTGATGATAGATTGGGGAGAGCATGAAGCTTGATGAAATAGTGAGAGAAAAATACCCGAACTTTATCGCTGGATACGTGCTCGCTACCGGCGTGACCGTAGAAACGGATGTGGAAACCCTGAACAATAGATTGTCATCTGTGCTTTCCGAAATCAAAGCCAAGTTCGCGCAGACTCAGGTAACG
This region of Candidatus Hadarchaeales archaeon genomic DNA includes:
- the dph5 gene encoding diphthine synthase: MVLVFVGLGLEKGGISLRGIEEAKKADAVYLETYTSIVPGLSVSYLQELTGKKVKVLDRRVLEEEPHEILEKARDGRVVLLIPGDPMVATTHIDLRLRAAKMNVETKIVHAGSILSAVAGVCGLQSYKFGPSATIPFPDNPSARPYEVLADNRKRGFHTLLFLDIRAEEGRVMSANQGMEIMLGHELVRRESIFTPKTLVVVVARAGCEDELVRAGRVEEMLGVDFGPPPHSLVVPGRLHFIEAEALKVFARAPEDAVDELVG
- a CDS encoding DUF357 domain-containing protein, coding for MSLSDDLLNEIEKWKAKLDKGILTAAPIDSVGEAMLSNIKAYRQDCDHFLRKGDLVRSFECLVWAWAYLEIGQNLGHIVKKSPSA